In a genomic window of Gloeocapsopsis dulcis:
- the uppS gene encoding polyprenyl diphosphate synthase, with the protein MYIPKHIGFIMDGNGRWALQRGLPRSAGHCAGIVHILDILDICHDFEISTVSAYVWSTENWERPIDEVQALMTSIEELGPHLASELHSRKVRILHTGSRQGVSESVLKVIDDAVELTKMHKHRVLNLAFNYGGRAEIIEAVRKVVIQQSQLEEITQETFARFLYTAELPDLDLVIRAGGERRLSNYFLWQSAYAQLYFTESLWPALSYQDVKNAVDHYNYKLSS; encoded by the coding sequence ATGTATATTCCAAAACATATTGGCTTCATTATGGACGGGAATGGGCGTTGGGCACTTCAACGTGGGCTACCGCGCAGCGCAGGTCATTGTGCAGGTATTGTCCATATTCTTGATATCCTCGACATTTGTCATGATTTTGAGATCAGCACTGTCTCAGCCTATGTTTGGTCAACCGAGAATTGGGAAAGACCAATAGATGAAGTTCAGGCATTGATGACTAGCATTGAGGAACTTGGTCCTCACTTAGCTAGTGAGTTACACAGTAGAAAAGTACGAATTCTGCATACTGGCAGCCGTCAAGGAGTTTCTGAATCTGTACTCAAAGTGATCGATGATGCTGTAGAACTGACCAAAATGCACAAGCACAGAGTCCTCAATCTTGCATTTAACTATGGTGGGCGTGCGGAGATTATTGAAGCAGTTCGCAAAGTAGTAATTCAACAATCCCAACTAGAGGAAATCACACAAGAGACCTTTGCTAGATTTCTATACACGGCGGAACTGCCCGATTTGGATTTGGTAATTCGTGCAGGTGGTGAGCGACGGCTGAGTAACTATTTTTTGTGGCAAAGCGCATATGCACAACTTTACTTTACTGAGTCTCTCTGGCCCGCACTCTCATACCAAGATGTTAAAAATGCAGTTGACCACTACAATTACAAACTCAGTAGTTGA
- a CDS encoding UPF0175 family protein encodes MSLVISDDLVKASGLSENELFLEIVLMLFRQDKISLGKASELMGLHRMQFQTLLADRGICVHYDVAEFQDDLRTLQETE; translated from the coding sequence ATGAGTTTGGTGATTTCAGACGACCTAGTAAAAGCCAGTGGCTTATCAGAAAATGAATTATTTCTGGAAATTGTGCTTATGCTGTTTCGTCAAGACAAAATTAGCTTAGGCAAAGCTAGTGAACTGATGGGGTTACATCGTATGCAGTTTCAAACACTGCTTGCTGATCGAGGCATCTGCGTCCATTATGATGTTGCTGAGTTTCAGGATGATCTCAGGACTCTACAGGAAACGGAATAG
- a CDS encoding AbrB/MazE/SpoVT family DNA-binding domain-containing protein, translating to MLEFLHISYLMPINQMEVTRLSSKGQVIIPKVLRTAHNWEAGQELIAIDIGDGILLKPKKPFPETTLAQVVGCLKYRGKPKSLDEIEDAICQGVIEQWHDRS from the coding sequence ATGCTAGAATTCTTACATATTTCTTACCTAATGCCAATAAATCAAATGGAAGTAACCCGTTTGTCGAGTAAGGGACAAGTGATCATCCCAAAAGTTTTGCGTACTGCCCACAATTGGGAAGCAGGTCAAGAACTTATTGCTATTGACATTGGTGATGGTATTCTTCTAAAACCCAAAAAGCCTTTTCCAGAGACGACGTTAGCGCAAGTTGTGGGCTGCTTGAAATATCGGGGAAAACCAAAGAGTTTAGATGAAATAGAGGATGCAATTTGCCAGGGAGTGATTGAGCAGTGGCATGATCGCAGTTGA
- a CDS encoding DUF3368 domain-containing protein: protein MQKIYGSILIPCAAHEELLDERAGETVITAVQSAAWLEVHSVQNQQLVSELRTRVNVGEAEAIALAVEVEATRLLIDERLGRQAAKDLGLKITGVLGILLLAKQQNLITVVKPIMDDLTTQANFRISSQLYVNVLNEADE, encoded by the coding sequence ATGCAAAAAATCTATGGAAGTATTCTAATTCCATGTGCAGCACATGAGGAATTATTGGATGAGAGAGCTGGTGAAACTGTGATTACAGCAGTTCAATCGGCAGCTTGGCTGGAAGTTCATTCAGTACAGAATCAACAGTTGGTTAGTGAGTTGAGAACTCGTGTCAATGTTGGAGAAGCCGAGGCAATTGCACTTGCTGTTGAAGTAGAAGCAACCCGTTTGCTAATCGATGAAAGGTTAGGCAGGCAAGCTGCAAAAGATTTAGGGTTAAAGATCACTGGCGTACTGGGAATTCTACTGTTAGCAAAACAACAAAATTTAATTACGGTAGTTAAACCCATAATGGATGATCTAACAACTCAGGCAAATTTCCGAATCAGCAGCCAACTGTATGTGAATGTTTTGAATGAAGCAGATGAGTAA
- a CDS encoding transposase codes for MTFPLRFEVDKAKQKLLASDAYQTKPEIAASMIRKLPAMGLKFKLVLTDSLSGESESNFVSGLNQLQLDFVVAIRSNHGVGLPLLTEGQTQPLATL; via the coding sequence ATGACATTTCCTTTGAGATTTGAAGTTGATAAAGCAAAACAAAAATTATTAGCATCAGATGCATATCAGACCAAGCCAGAAATCGCAGCTTCTATGATTAGAAAACTCCCAGCAATGGGGTTGAAATTCAAGCTGGTATTAACAGATAGTCTGTCTGGCGAAAGCGAGAGTAACTTTGTGAGTGGATTAAACCAGTTGCAACTAGACTTTGTGGTAGCAATTCGCAGCAATCACGGTGTTGGGCTACCGCTCTTGACAGAAGGTCAGACACAACCGTTGGCGACCTTATGA
- a CDS encoding class I SAM-dependent methyltransferase — translation MSWLDELTPLLPANAPVLELGCGCGIPVAITLSAHFTVTGVDISPVQIERAQSLVPHAQFFCADMSQVDFAPDSFAAVVAFYSIIHVPVEEQPELFRKIRRWLQAGGYFMATVGHASWTGTENDWLVPGATMFWSHLRISRCG, via the coding sequence TTGTCATGGTTAGACGAGTTGACTCCGTTGCTACCAGCAAACGCGCCCGTGTTGGAGTTAGGGTGCGGCTGTGGTATTCCAGTCGCCATAACTTTGTCAGCTCACTTCACCGTAACAGGCGTTGACATTTCGCCAGTTCAAATTGAGCGTGCCCAATCACTTGTTCCTCATGCTCAGTTTTTTTGTGCGGATATGTCGCAGGTTGACTTTGCTCCTGATAGCTTCGCTGCGGTCGTGGCTTTCTACTCCATCATCCACGTTCCTGTTGAGGAGCAGCCCGAATTGTTCCGCAAAATCAGGCGTTGGCTGCAAGCGGGCGGCTATTTCATGGCAACTGTCGGTCACGCCTCTTGGACGGGAACAGAAAACGATTGGCTTGTGCCGGGTGCGACTATGTTTTGGAGCCATCTTAGAATTAGCAGGTGTGGTTAA
- a CDS encoding ADP-ribosylglycohydrolase family protein: protein MNSIERFRGCLLGLATGDAVGTTVEFQSRGSFSPVKDMVGSGPFNLEPGQWTDDTSMALCLATSLIKVGGFDAVDQMNRYCNWYDNGYLSST from the coding sequence ATGAATTCAATAGAGCGATTTCGAGGATGCTTGTTGGGGCTTGCTACAGGAGATGCTGTCGGCACAACTGTCGAGTTTCAGTCTCGTGGTTCATTTTCACCTGTAAAAGATATGGTGGGTAGCGGTCCGTTTAATCTTGAGCCAGGTCAATGGACGGACGATACATCAATGGCATTGTGCTTAGCGACTAGTCTGATCAAAGTTGGTGGGTTTGACGCTGTTGATCAAATGAATCGCTACTGCAACTGGTATGACAACGGTTATCTAAGCAGTACGTAA
- a CDS encoding HNH endonuclease signature motif containing protein, whose translation MIRGDASPDNPAIKNYFEQRTKQSRQIGEYPQAVQRVIQHQQAPCPNCGQSLFNGEDIHIHHKVPRQQGKTNHTAHLIALHLVCHAQLHR comes from the coding sequence TTGATTCGAGGGGATGCCAGCCCGGATAATCCTGCCATCAAAAACTACTTTGAGCAGCGAACAAAACAGTCGAGGCAAATAGGGGAGTATCCTCAAGCGGTGCAACGGGTCATCCAGCACCAGCAAGCCCCGTGTCCTAACTGTGGACAATCGCTCTTTAATGGCGAAGACATCCACATTCATCACAAAGTCCCACGTCAACAAGGCAAAACCAATCACACTGCTCATCTCATTGCACTACATTTGGTGTGTCACGCACAATTACATCGGTAG
- a CDS encoding type II toxin-antitoxin system VapC family toxin, which translates to MIAVDTNVVIRLLTQDDEQQYNKSLKLFQEQDIFIPDTVILETEWVLRFAYHFKPEKICEAFRNLLGLPNVQLANGNLIAQTLQWYEHGLDFADAFHLAQSQNCSVIYTFDSKFVKRAKGLTKCAVYQL; encoded by the coding sequence ATGATCGCAGTTGATACAAATGTCGTTATCCGTCTTTTGACACAAGATGACGAACAGCAATATAACAAAAGCCTGAAGCTGTTTCAGGAACAAGACATATTTATTCCAGACACAGTAATCCTCGAAACTGAATGGGTATTACGTTTTGCCTACCATTTCAAACCTGAAAAGATTTGTGAAGCGTTTAGAAATCTTTTAGGTTTGCCTAATGTTCAGCTTGCAAACGGAAATTTGATAGCACAAACTTTGCAATGGTATGAGCATGGGTTGGATTTTGCCGATGCATTTCATCTAGCACAAAGTCAAAACTGTTCTGTAATATATACATTTGACAGTAAGTTTGTGAAGAGAGCTAAAGGGCTAACCAAGTGTGCAGTTTACCAACTCTGA
- a CDS encoding 3-isopropylmalate dehydratase large subunit encodes MAKASRRSVVEPGENIWVNVDVLMTHDVCGPGTIGVFKREFGADAKVWDAEKIVLIPDHYIFTADERANRNVDILRDFAQEQSIKYFYDITDRANFKANPDYKGVCHIALAQEGHTRPGEVLFGTDSHTCNAGAFGQFATGIGNTDAGFIMGTGKLLIKVPATMRFVLNGEMPDYLLAKDLILQIIGDISVAGATYRTMEFAGEAVQRMTMEERMTLCNMAIEAGGKNGTIAPDETTYEYVRACTDKPFESFYTDSDANFYSDRTYDVSQLEPVVAKPHSPDNRALARECRDVKIDRVYIGSCTGGKTTDFVNAARILKGHQVKVPTYIVPATQKVYEDLFTYKHEGQTLSEIFLNSGCIEPAAPSCAACLGGPKDTFGRMNKPEVCVSTTNRNFPGRMGEKTAQIYLASPYTAAASALTGYVTDPREFLG; translated from the coding sequence TTGGCTAAAGCTTCGAGGCGTTCGGTTGTCGAACCAGGAGAAAATATCTGGGTTAATGTTGATGTTTTGATGACACACGATGTTTGCGGTCCTGGTACAATTGGCGTGTTTAAACGCGAGTTTGGTGCAGATGCGAAGGTCTGGGATGCTGAGAAAATTGTTTTGATTCCCGATCACTACATTTTCACCGCCGACGAACGCGCAAATCGCAACGTTGATATTTTACGTGATTTTGCCCAAGAGCAAAGTATTAAATATTTCTACGATATCACCGACCGAGCCAACTTTAAAGCAAACCCAGATTACAAAGGTGTTTGCCACATTGCTTTAGCTCAAGAAGGTCATACCCGTCCTGGAGAAGTATTATTTGGCACAGATTCACACACTTGTAACGCAGGTGCTTTTGGCCAATTTGCGACAGGTATCGGCAACACCGATGCAGGTTTCATCATGGGAACGGGCAAGCTATTGATTAAAGTTCCAGCAACAATGCGGTTTGTCCTTAATGGCGAAATGCCAGATTACTTGTTGGCAAAAGACCTGATTTTGCAAATCATTGGTGATATCAGTGTTGCGGGTGCAACTTACCGCACAATGGAATTTGCAGGCGAAGCCGTTCAACGGATGACAATGGAAGAACGGATGACCTTGTGTAATATGGCGATCGAAGCTGGTGGAAAGAATGGCACGATCGCACCCGATGAAACAACTTATGAGTATGTCCGCGCGTGCACAGATAAACCTTTTGAGTCGTTTTACACTGATAGCGATGCAAACTTTTATAGCGATCGCACCTACGATGTCTCGCAACTCGAACCTGTTGTTGCCAAACCTCACTCACCAGATAACCGCGCTCTAGCACGAGAATGCCGCGATGTCAAGATAGACCGCGTCTACATTGGTTCTTGTACTGGCGGTAAAACCACGGATTTCGTCAACGCCGCTAGAATTCTTAAAGGTCATCAAGTCAAAGTTCCGACATACATCGTTCCAGCAACTCAAAAAGTCTACGAAGACTTATTTACCTACAAACACGAGGGACAAACACTATCCGAAATTTTCCTTAACTCCGGTTGTATCGAACCTGCGGCACCCTCCTGCGCTGCTTGTCTTGGAGGACCTAAAGATACATTTGGACGCATGAATAAACCTGAAGTCTGCGTTTCTACGACTAACCGCAACTTCCCTGGGCGTATGGGTGAAAAAACAGCGCAAATTTACCTTGCTTCACCCTACACTGCTGCTGCTTCTGCATTAACGGGTTACGTCACCGATCCGCGTGAATTTCTTGGCTAA
- the ltrA gene encoding group II intron reverse transcriptase/maturase, with amino-acid sequence MRRECWGIWESVASKYRFPWQPLAARRVQIAKRNGKYRPLGIPSIIDRCLQAIVKAALEPCWEAQFESTSYGFRPGRSVHDAIARLYVSANVNNRQKWVLEADIAGCFDTIDHHVLQHGHPAQGLIAQWLAAGYVENAAFHPTQAGTPQGGIVSPLLANVLHGMETALGITRSAQGCVKKTVKRVLVRYADDFVVVCDSKAEAEQAQVDLQRFLKLRGLELSEKKTRIVHLSEGFDFVGFNVQHYPSQNTRTGWKLLIKPAKQSVATFREKLRATFKRLHRSNAQCAIKVLNPIRRGWANYYRNAVSSEVFHHLEHYVFWKLRRWISKTHPNKSCGWRERRYWAHHPAYPGSQWSFVDKVLYRIGYTRNGTP; translated from the coding sequence CTGAGACGAGAGTGTTGGGGGATTTGGGAATCGGTAGCGTCTAAATATCGATTCCCTTGGCAACCGCTAGCAGCAAGACGGGTACAGATTGCGAAACGCAACGGCAAATACCGCCCACTGGGAATTCCCAGCATCATCGACCGTTGTTTGCAAGCGATAGTGAAAGCGGCATTAGAACCCTGTTGGGAAGCACAATTTGAATCGACCAGTTACGGGTTTCGCCCTGGTCGCAGTGTACATGATGCCATTGCTCGCCTCTATGTCAGCGCCAATGTAAACAATCGCCAGAAGTGGGTTCTAGAGGCGGACATTGCCGGATGTTTTGACACCATTGACCATCATGTGTTGCAGCACGGGCATCCCGCCCAGGGGTTAATTGCCCAATGGCTCGCAGCAGGATATGTGGAAAATGCCGCTTTTCATCCCACCCAAGCAGGCACTCCCCAAGGCGGCATTGTTTCCCCGCTTTTGGCGAATGTGCTGCATGGCATGGAAACAGCACTGGGAATCACGCGCTCTGCCCAAGGCTGTGTGAAAAAAACGGTGAAACGAGTGCTCGTGCGCTATGCCGACGACTTTGTGGTTGTCTGTGATAGCAAAGCCGAGGCAGAACAAGCCCAAGTTGACCTTCAACGCTTCCTCAAGTTAAGAGGATTGGAACTATCCGAAAAGAAAACTCGCATTGTCCATTTATCAGAAGGATTTGACTTTGTGGGCTTCAATGTGCAGCACTATCCCAGCCAAAACACTCGCACAGGATGGAAACTGCTGATTAAGCCTGCAAAACAAAGCGTGGCAACATTTCGAGAGAAACTGCGCGCCACCTTTAAGCGACTTCACCGCAGCAATGCCCAGTGTGCGATCAAAGTTCTCAACCCGATTCGGCGCGGTTGGGCAAACTACTATCGAAACGCAGTGAGTTCAGAAGTGTTTCACCACCTGGAACACTACGTCTTCTGGAAACTCAGACGCTGGATTAGCAAAACCCATCCCAATAAGTCCTGCGGGTGGCGTGAGCGCCGTTACTGGGCGCATCATCCTGCCTACCCCGGCAGTCAATGGAGCTTTGTGGACAAAGTACTTTATCGCATCGGCTATACCCGCAACGGCACACCTTGA